Part of the Undibacter mobilis genome is shown below.
TTGAAATAGGCAATGCACGCCGCCGCGAGGACTTGGCTTCGAAGACTTGGTAGGCAGTGCCGTTGCGCTCGCAAGAGCCGATAGCTTCCGTATCGAAGCGCGGCTTGAGCTGCTGGCGCGTATCCCCGACGACGCCGTACGGGGTACGGGCCAAGGCGACGCCCGAGGATGCCACTAAGTTTTTGAAATGCTGGCGCTCCCTAGGGGACTCGAACCCCTGTTTTCGCCGTGAGAGGGCGACGTCCTGGGCCGCTAGACGAAGGGAGCGTGAAGGCCAGGAAGAGCCCCCGAGATAGCCGCGATTGGCGGCCGGCGCAAGCGCCGCTGGGCCGCCTCAGGGGGCCGGCGCCAGCCGCAGCCGGCCGAGCGGCCGCAGCGTATCGGGATCGTAAGTGCGCAATTCGGTGGCGCCGCCGGCCTCGATCGTCACCACGATCTGCGCTTCGCCAATTGCGGTGCCGACCACCTTGCCGCCGGGCGGCAGCGGGTCGACGGCCTCGATCAGCGCGTGCGGCGCGCCTTTGTCCGCGGCCGGGCTGTCACCCGACGTGAAAACCTTGTAACCGATGACGCCAAACACCGCGGCGACGCCGATCACCAGCGTCGCCGACGAGATCAGCATCAGCCGGCGCACCTTGGCGACGGCCGCTTCCTGCTCGGGCGTCAAGGGTTCGGGTTCGGACTCGGCGGACATCGGCACCTTCATGTTCAGGATCGAACCGGCTCTCTGTATAAAGACACGATGGACAGCGCCACCGAAACCGTCAGCGTCGCCGCCGAGGACTCCGGCGCACGGCTCGATCGCCTGCTCGCCGCCCGCATTCCCGCGCTGTCGCGCTCGCGACTGAAAGCCCTCATCCTCGACGGTCAGGTCAGCATCGCCGGCGCGCAACCGGCGCGCACCATCCTTGATCCGTCGATACAGGTCAAATTCGGTGACGTCATCACGGTGACCCTGCCGCCGCCGCAGGATGCCAAACCGGCCGGCGAGGCCATCCCGCTCGACATCGTCTACGAGGACGACGACCTCATCGTCATCGACAAACCGGCAGGACTGGTGGTGCATCCGGCCGCGGGTCATGCCACCGGCACTTTGGTGAATGCGCTGATCGCTCATTGCGGCGACAGCCTGTCCGGAATTGGCGGTGTCAAACGCCCGGGCATCGTGCACCGGCTCGACAAGGACACCACCGGGCTGATGGTCGTCGCCAAGAACGACCGGGCCCATGGCGCACTGTCGAAGCAGTTTGCCGACAAGCTCGAAAGCGGCCTGGAGCGCGGCTATCTGGCGCTGGTCTGGGGGGCGCCCGATCGGACGCGCGGCACCATCGACGCGCCGCTCGACCGCCACCCGCACACGCGAGAGAAGCAGGCCGTTCGCAAAGGCGGACGCGAGGCGGTGACGCACTGGGAACTGCGCGAGACCTTTCCCGATGCCGACGGCAAACCGGTCGCCAGCCTGATCGAATGCCTGCTCGAGACCGGCCGGACCCATCAGATCCGTGTTCACCTCGCTCATATCGGCCATCCGATCCTGGGCGACGAGACTTACGGCACCGGCTTCAAGACCAAGGCCGCCCGGCTGACGCCGCCCGCCCGTGCGGCGCTCGACGCGCTCGGCCGGCAGGCCCTGCACGCCGCGATTCTCGGCTTTTCCCATCCGCGCAGCGGCGACCGGCTGCGCTTCGAGGCCCCGCTGCCGCCGGACATGGCGCGGCTGGCGGTCGCCCTGCGCGGCTAAGTCCCTCGCCAGCCCCATATTTTCGGACTGTCTCTTGAATTGCGGCGGCCGGCGCTTATGTCTTGTCGCGTGAGAACTCCCACGTCTCTGAATCCGATCAGAAACATCCGTTCCGCCCGGAACGGCGCGCCCAATTGCGGCGTTAGCGTGTTGACGAGGCCGCCAACAGGCGGTGCGTCCCCGGCGATGGACGAAAAATAGCTTGATAATTCAACGGCTTGCATCCGCGCCAAGGGGTCACGGGGTCGTGACGGCGCAATGCTTGGCGTGGTCGGCCTGAAACCGTTATGCTGCATCTGCGTCCGTTGGAGAGAGCGGGCGCGTCTTGGATGCGCACCGTCGGCTCGGGGAGCGACGGTGACAACCGCCTGCCGATCCGTCGGGGGCATTATAAAGGAGGGCGCTTATGGCCCGTTCTGCTTCAATCCCGGCACTCAATGCCGAATCCGGTCTTTCACGGTATCTCGAAGAAATCCGTCGGTTTCCCATGCTGGAGCCGCAGGAAGAGTACATGCTCGCCCGCAGCTGGCGCGAGCACGGCGACCGTGAAGCCGCTCACAGGCTCGTCACCAGCCATCTCCGTCTCGTCGCCAAGATCGCCATGGGCTATCGCGGCTACGGCCTGCCGATTTCGGAAGTCGTGTCCGAGGGCAATGTCGGCCTGATGCAGGCGGTGAAGCGCTTCGAGCCGGAAAAGGGCTTCCGCCTCGCCACCTATGCCATGTGGTGGATCAAGGCGGCGATCCAGGAATACATCCTGCGTTCGTGGTCGCTCGTGAAGATGGGCACCACCGCGAACCAGAAGAAGCTGTTCTTCAACCTGCGCAAGGCCAAGAGCAAGATCTCGGCGCTGGAAGAAGGCGATCTTCGCCCTGAGCACGTCAAGACGATCGCGACCCAGCTCGGCGTTACCGAGCAGGATGTGGTCGATATGAACCGCCGTCTCGGCGGCGATGCCTCGCTCAACGCCTCGATCCGCGATGACGGCGAATCCGGCGAATGGCAGGACTGGCTGGTCGATGACGCGCCGAGCCAGGAGCGCATCCTCGCCGACAGCGAGGAGAGCGATAACCGCCACAAGGCGCTGATCGGCGCGCTCGACGTGCTCAATGAGCGCGAGCGTCGCATCTTCGAGGCCCGCCGCCTCGCCGACGACCCGGTCACGCTCGAAGAGCTGGCCGCCGAGTTCGGCGTGTCGCGCGAGCGCGTGCGCCAGATCGAGGTGCGTGCCTTCGAGAAGGTGCAGAAGGCCGTGAAGAACTCGATCTCCGCGCTGGAGACGCCGTCAGTCGGCGCGCCGGCGCAGGTCACCTCGGCGGCGATGCACTAAACGAGCACCGCGCAAACAACAAAACAAAGGCCGGGCCGCAAGCCCGGCCTTTTTCGTTGGCCGCTTTCCGGAACTTTTGCGGCCCGCCACGATTGTTGGCGGAACCCGGAGGAACCGTATGAAAACCCCGAAAGTGCTGAGCGACGTCGAACACGAGGCGGCGCGGCAGCTCAACATGCTGATGCGCGCGGTGAAGAAACAATATCACCGCTTCGTTTCGAGCGGCCCGCGGCCGCAGACAGTCGAGCGGCGCTACATCCGCGCGGCTGAAGAAACCATCGCCAGCGCCGAGAAGATCATCCGCAAACTCAAACCGCGCATCGCAGCCGCCAAGCGGTCGCTCGGCGTCACCGGGCGCAAGGTCAAGCAAAAGACGGCCCGCGCCACAGCCAAGCGGGTGACGTTGAAAAAACGAGCAGCGGGATCGCGCAAGAAAAAACTTTAGAAAGAGTGCCTGCGCTCAGTCTTTCGACTTGCCCTGCTTCTCGGCCTCAAGCGCCTCGAAGGTCGGCATGTTCGGGCAATAGTCCTGCCAATGCGGATCATTCGGATCGGCCTTGAGTTCGTGCAGACATTGCTTCTTGTCGGCGCACAGCGAACACACGCGCTGCAGATCGTTGAGCACGCCCGGCTCGTCGCGCGCGATCCGCTCTTCATCCAGGCCGAGCGAAGCCAGGCGCCGGTACATCGGATAGGCGGCTGCGGCGCCCTTGTGGCGAACGGCTTCGAGTTCCGGAACGCTCACACCGATTTCAGACGCAATCTTGTTGGCTTCAACGCCGCCGACTTCGGACGCCAGCGGCATCGCGGCAAAGCCGCGCCACCACTGGACGAATCGCTTGAGCGGCGAACGGACTGTTTCAACCGGGGTTAATGACATCGCGGGCCTCGTCAAATCGCGTGCGCGAATTGCATCGTTATTTCTGGCACGCGGTGCTGAGCGCCGACATTGACGAAAATCAAAGGCCGCCCGGGGGTTATCGCGAGGAACGAGCCCGATTCCGGTATCGAATGCGCGAAAACGTGACATGGCCGGCTGCAGCCATGTGTTAGGGTGAGAGCAAGGCTCGTGGCATGACTGCGGCCATGACGAACAATTTGGCCAAGGTTGGAAACGTGCCACGGCAGCCTCAACCCAGAGACGGGAGGCGCCTATGGCTCATTCTCACCTCATCGCCGGCGTGGCCGGCAGTGCGGCCGCACCCACTATTCGGAAAATCGGACTGGCCGATCTGAAGGACGCGCTCTCGCGCGGCGCCGATGATTTTCTGGCCATGCCCACGCACGCGATCTTCCTGTGCGTGATCTATCCGCTGATCGGTCTCATCGCCGCGCGTCTCGCCTTCGGCTATTCCGTGCTGCCGTTGCTTTATCCGCTCGCCACCGGCTTCGCGCTGGTCGGGCCGCTGGCCGCCATCGGGCTCTACGAACTGAGCCGGCGGCGCGAACAGGGTCTCGACGTATCGGCCGGTCATGCTTTCGATGTGCTGCGTTCGTCGTCGATCGGCGCCATCGTCGCACTCGGCCTCCTTCTGGTGGTCATCTTCGCGGTGTGGATGGCCGTCGCCAACGCGATCTACATCGGCAATTTCGGCTACAAGCCGCCGGCATCGGCGGCCGCCTTCATTCACGACGTACTGACCACCGAAGCCGGCTGGACCCTGATTGTGGTCGGCAACGCGGCCGGCTTCGTGTTCGCGGCCGTCGCGCTGACGCTGAGCGCCGTCTCGTTTCCGATGCTGCTCGATCGCGACATCGGTGCTGCCGGCGCGCTGTTGACCTCGATCCGCGCGGTCGCCGCCAACCCGCTGATCATGGCGGTGTGGGGCCTGATCGTGGCGGCGCTGCTGTTGATCGGCTCGCTGCCGTTCTTCATAGGCTTGACGGTGGTGCTGCCGATCCTCGGCCACGCCACCTGGCATCTCTATCGCAAGCTCGTCGTTGCCGATGGCACGCCGGCGCCGACCTATCGCAGCGCGGAGCGCATCCGACGCCCCGCGGCTGACTTCCCGGCAGCGCTGTTTCCGTGGAGGAAGTGAGCGAATCCGGCTTGTAACGGACGCGGCGCAGCATGCACTGCTGCGTCGCGGCTCCGGGAGCGCGGAGGTTTTCGAGCTTGTGAAGGTCCCGTGTCAGCACAGCACGCACTGCGCCCGGGACAAATGAGCAAGCCTACTCGCCCCAGGCCTTGAACGACTCGTCGAAGGCCCGCGTGCCAGGCACGCCCTTCTCGATGGCGAGGATGGCGCGCTTGCCGCTGGTATAGACAATCGGAATGTCGAACCAGTCGCGCTCCTTGAGCAACTGAACGTTGCGCTCCTTGTCGACCTGGATGGATGACAGGCCGATCAGGAAATAATTATTGGTCACCTTCACCGACAGGCCGGCAAGCGGCACGCCGCGCGCCTGCTCATTCTGCTTCATCAGCAGGCCCGGCACGTTGCCGATGCCGCCCTCCGGGAAATCGGCCGGCAATGTGAACATGATCTCGATGGTGTGACTCGCCGGCAGCGCCTTGTCGGTGTTGCGGCGGAGCGACCATGTCATCCGCATGCGCCGTTCGGGAATTTCGACATCGGCGCGGATCGCCAGTTCGGGCGCGAGCCCGGAGCCGGGCGACACGGTTTCGGTGCGCCACACTGCCGAGCCGACATAACGCTTGCCCTGCGGGTCGGTTGAATCCTCATCGTATAGCACGACCTTCTGCGCCACCGCGGCGGCCGGCGCCGTCGCCGGCTGCGCCGAGGAGTCGTTGGTCGCGCCGATGCGATCGGAGATCTTCGGCCGGCCGGCCGGCGTTTCCGATGTCGCCGTCGAGGGCGCCGACGTCGGCGTCGTGGTCGAACTCGCCGTCATCTTTCGGTAAGCGCCGGTAATGGTGTCACGCTGCCAGTAGCCCAGCGCGCCGACCACGCCGATCAGAAGCACCGCCGCCGCAGCTTTGATCAGCCCGCCATAGGAACGTGCCGGCCGCCGATAGGCGATATCTTCGTCTGCCGGCTCCGGAGACAACGGCGCACTGCGGCGCGCACGCGGATAAGGCTGGGCCGGCGGCTCCGCGACCTCGGCCGGCGGTGTATAGGCTTCGGCCTGATGTGTATCGGGCTCCGGCGTTTCGGCCGGCTCCGGCTGTTCATCGGCTGGCGGCTCGAAATAATGCGGCGCTGTGTCGGCCGGCGGCTCATCCGGAATGTCCTGGACGTCGCGACGAAAATCCTCGTGCGCCTCGCGATCCGAGTCGTTCGGCTCCGCTGCGCCGAAATCGTCATGAGCCGGTTCGCCCACCGTCGTCCCGGAGGCAGGTTCGTCATAAGCATGGCGCGCGGCGCGGCTGGCCTCGGCGCTGGCGTCGCCCAATTCCTCGGCCTCGGTGACCGTCTTGTGGAAATCCTGCAGACCGTGCCGGGGCTGCGAGGCCTCCTCGGGCTCCGCCTCGTCCGCGCGCGGCCGCTTGGCCGCCTCGGCTTCCAGCCGCCGGATAGCCTCCTCCAGCGCCAGACGCTCGCGCGTGATATCCGCCTCGTCGAGCGCCGGTTCGACGCTGCGCAGCTGATTGACCAGCGCCGAGCGCGCGCGCTCGTACAACGCACGGCGGTTTTCACCCGTGTTGGTGTCGAGGCCAGCGACGGCGCGGGCAATCAGAGGGTAGTAATCGGCCATTGGCGCTTAAGGAAACCTGCTTTGCGAGTATTGTGAGGCACGAATTTCTCGTCCTTCGAGCGATCAGGTCTCGAACGGGTTTTTCATCAGAATCGTATCGTCACGCTCGGGGCTGGTCGACAGCAGCGTCACCGGGCAGCCGATCAGTTCCTCGATTCGCCGGACGTATTTTATCGCCTGGGCCGGCAATTGCGCCCAGGACCGGGCGCCGGCGGTCGGCTCTTTCCAGCCGTCGATGGTCTCGTAGATCGGCTCAACCGCCGCCTGGGCATGCTCGCCGGCGGGCAGATAGTCGATGGTCCGGCCGTCCAGCTTGTAGCCGACGCAGACCTTGATCTCATCGAAGCCGTCGAGGATGTCGAGCTTGGTGAGGGCGATGCCGTCGATGCCGCAGGTCGAGACGGTTTGCCGCACCAGCACCGCGTCGAACCAGCCGCAGCGCCGGGCCCGGCCGGTCACGGTGCCGAATTCGCGGCCGCGCTCGCCGAGGGCCTTGCCGATGTCGTTGTGCATCTGATCAGTGGGGAACGGCCCCTCGCCGACTCGGGTCGTGTAGGCCTTGGTGATGCCCAGCACATAGTCGATGGCGTTGGGTCCGAGACCCGAGCCGGTCGCGGCCTGCGCCGCCACGGTGTTCGACGACGTCACATAAGGATAGGTGCCGTGGTCGATGTCGAGCAGCGCGCCCTGCGCGCCCTCGAACAGAATACGCTTGCCCTCGCGGCGCTTGGCGTCGAGCAGGCGCCAGACCGAGTCCATGTAAGGCAGGACCTGCGGCGCAAGCGCGGCCAGATGATTGTACAGATCCTTGGCATCGACCTCGGCCAAGCCGTTGCCGCGGCGCAGCGCATTGTGATGCGCCAGCAGCCGTTCGATCTTGCCGCCCAGCGTCGGCAGATCGGCAAGATCCATGAAACGGATGGCGCGGCGTCCGACCTTGTCTTCGTAGGCCGGGCCGATGCCGCGCTTGGTGGTGCCAATGCGGGCGGAGGAGTTTTCGCGGATGGCCTCGAGCTCGCGGTACAGCGGCAGGATCAGAACGGCGTTCTCGGCGATGCGCAGATTGTCGGGCGTGACGTTGACGCCCTGGGCCGCGAGCTGGCCGATTTCCTTGAGCAGGGCTTCCGGGTCGATGACGACGCCGTTGCCGATGACCGAGAGCTTGGATTGACGCACCACACCGGACGGCAGCAGCGACAATTTGTAGGTGGCGTTGCCGATCACCAGGGTATGGCCGGCATTGTGCCCGCCCTGGAAGCGGACGACCACGTCGGCCTGCTGCGATAGCCAGTCGACGATCTTGCCCTTGCCCTCGTCGCCCCACTGCGACCCGACCACCACGACATTCGCCATGAAAACTTCATCTCCGCGTCAGCGCCTGGACACTGACGCCGGACGGTGCCGGTCAGGTCCACCCTCGGATAAAGGATGGAGGCCGCGGAGGCAAGGCAAACCGCCCTGCCCCGGCTGCGAGGGCGGGTTATTTCGCCTTAGTTTTCAACAGGCTACGCGCTCGTACCGGTCACGGCGCGAGCACATATCGGCCCGGCGCATCGGCGAAGGCGCCGTAGCCTCCGACCAGACCCGGCGGCGCGACCCAGCCGCCGGAACGGTTGGAGAGCCAGCCGCTCCATTCCGGCCACCACGAGCCTTCCTTATGAGACACCGTCGCCGCCCAGGTGTCCGCGTCAACGTGGAGGGCATCGCCGGCCGTGGTCGTGACCCGATAGCTGCGGCGGCGGTGATTGGGCTCCGACACGATGCCGGCGTTGTGGCCGCCGGTGGTCAGCAGATAGGTCACCTCGGTCTCGGTCAGTCGGTGAATCTTGAAGGTCGAGCGCCACGGCGCGACATGGTCACGCTCCGTACCCACGGCGAAGATCGGCACCCGGATATCGGTCAGCGCCACCGGTCTGTCGCCAACCATATAGCGGCCTTCGGCAAGTTCGTTGTTGAGGAACAGCTTGTGCAGATATTCGCTGTGCATGCGATAGGGCATGCGCGTCGCGTCGGCGTTCCACGCCATCAAGTCGTTCATCGGCTCGCGCTCGCCCATCAGATAATTGCGCGTCAGATACGACCAGACGAGATCGTTCGAGCGCAGCATCTGAAAGGCGCCCGCCATCTGCGTGGTATCGAGGAAGCCCTGCTCCCACATCATGTCGTCGAGGAAAGCGAGCTGGCTTTCGTTGATGAACAACATCATCTCGCCAGCTTCGGTAAAATCGGTTTGCGCCGCGAGCAGCGTCACCGTCTGCAGACGCTCGTCGTGATCGCGCGCCATCGCCGCCGCCGCAATCGACAGCAAGGTGCCGCCGAGGCAATAACCGACGGCATGCACCTTCCGCTCCGGCTCGATTTCGCCGATGCGGTCGAGCGCCGCCATAACGCCGAGCGTGCGATAATCCTCCATGCTGAGGTCGCGATCGTCGGCGTCCGGGTTCTTCCACGAGATCATGTAGACGGTGAAGCCCTGCGACGTGAGATACTTCACCATCGAATTGTGCGGCGACAGATCGAGAATGTAGTACTTCATGATCCATGCCGGCACGATGAGGATCGGCTCGGGCCGTACCTCAGCGGTTGCCGGCGCATACTGGATCAGTTCGATGAGCCGGTTGCGATAGACAACCTTGCCCGGCGTCACCGCGACATCGCGGCCGACGACGAAATTCTCGGTGCCGACCGGCTTCTTGCCGCTCTGCTTGCGCTCCCAGTCCTGCAGGAAGTTCTGAAAGCCAGCAGCGAGGTTCTGTCCGCCGGTCTCCAACGTCTTGCGCATGACCTCGGGATTGGTGAACGGAAAATTCGACGGCGCGAACATGTCGAGCACCTGGCGCGACGCGAACTCGACCATCTTCTCGTGCTGCTTGCTGACGCCGCGCAGGCCCGTGGTGGCATTGTGCCACCATTGCTGATTGAGCAGGAAAGCCTGCGACATCACATTGAACGGCCATTTCTGCCAGTCCGCGCCGTCGAAGCGATGATCCTGCGGCAACGGCTTGATGCAGGGGTCGCACGGCTCGCCCTTGAGCGCGCCACTGGTGGCGTATTGCGCGAGCCGCGTCGATTTGCGCATCGCCTTGTCGATCAATTGCAGGCGTTTGCCGGGCTGGCTAGCAAGATGAATGGCCCAGTCCATATAGGCCTGCATCAGCGCCGTCGGCGACAGGCCCATGGTGAGGCGCGCGACGGCGGCATGTTGGGCGCGGTCGATGACGTCGCCCAGGGCGGTGACAGCATAGGCGTCGCGGCGATCCGGCGCATCGGCCGGTTCGAAATCGGTTGGCAAGGGTCTGGCCGTCTGCGGCGCGGACGGCGGCTGCGCGACCGGCATAACCACCGGCACCGGATGCTGAAACGGCGCCGGCTGAACGGCAGCGGCATCCGCTTCCATGACCGTCGGGAATGTTTGTTCATCCATGGCGTCAATAACCTAATGCAAACCGGGGCGGATGTCCCATGACCTAGGTCAAAGCGGCTAATCAATTATGACAGGATCGGGTGGAGGATCTCGCGGGCGCATAGTCACCAGCTATTCCGGGCGCGCTCGCTGCCCCGAGCGCCCCCCGGAATAGCAAACGATCTTACGCCGGCGACAGCACCACCGCTTTGTCCTTCGGCCACTTCACGCGCCAGCCGAGCTTGATGTCGCGGGCTTCGCCGGGCGCCGCCTCGAATGCCCATTCGAGCACGCCGCGCCGGTCGCGCACATCGCGCGCGGTCGGCGGCGTCGTCGAGGACAGCATCTCGACGACGATGTCAGCCGCCTCGCTGACTGGGATCTGATCCTCGATGCTGACCTTGACCGGAAAACTGTGGCCGTTGCGTACCGTGATCTTGAACTCACGCTCGTCGGTCTTCGACGAGCCGATGATGCCGGCACTGCCTTCCAGCTTGCGTGCGACGGTGCGCGCGATCTTCACCTGATCGTCGGCGCCGAAGCCAAGCCGCACCTCCTCGTCCTTCGGCGTCAGCGCCACTGACGAGCGACCGACATAGAGACCGTCCCGGTAAAGCGCGACGCGGCCCGGCATCAGGGGCGTTTCTTCCGCGTTTCTGAAACCGGCTTCCAGAAACGCAGTGACATCAAGAGCAGGTACGGCGCGTACAATCAGCTCCGGCGCGATGGTCGTGGTGGCGAGACGAAAGCTTCGCGCGCCTTGCTGGGCCATCATGCTGACGCGGCCGGGCACGCGGAAGACCGCCTGAAAGCCGCCGGCTTCGAAAGCCGCTTCCTGCTCGCGTGCCGGCGCTGGCATCGCTTCGGGCCCCGCGCTGTCCGGCGCCCTGGCCGCCAGCATGTCGCGCTTTTCATAAGCGGCCGCGGCCGGCGGCGGTGGCGCGGGGAAGTGAGCCAGCAGCGGCCGCAGCTCCGGCGCATTACCGCCCTTGGCGATGCGCGCCGTCGAAACGGCAAGCGCGACATCGGTCCAGTCTTCGCCGGTCGATTGCACCACTTCGGCGCGCCGGATCAGTTCGAGTGACGGCTTGCCGCCCTTGCCATCGGTGTCGAGCCGCGCATCGTAGAGCGGCACCCACCGGGCATTGCGCACCGTGTAGGTGACTCGCAAGGTCGCGGGCGCGGCCTGACCAGCGACGACGCCAATGCGCAGGTCGATCTTGCGCGGCGGATTGGCGCGACGCTCGCTCTCCAGCCGCGCCAGTTCGCGATCAATGTCGCGCTGCTTGATCCTGGCGTCACGCACCGCGCCTTCAGCAGCGGCGACTTCCTCCGCCACCGCCGCGAAAGCCTCGCGCCATTCGGCAAGCGGGCGTGCGCGATCCTTCTCGCCAAGGGCGGCGGGCGAATTCTGCGCGAAATTCTGAGCGAACTGGCGGCGGGCCTGAGCTGCCGCGATGGAACCATCGAGCTCGGCGCGCCGGTCGCGCAGCTTCTCGATGCGCTGATCGATCTCGGGAAGATTGGCCGGCGGCGCAGCGCGCGGCACAGCGGCATCGATGGCACCGATGGTCAGGCGCGCACCTTCGCCTTCGACACGTAGCGACGACGGATCGAGCGACAGCGGAAAGTCGCGCGCCAGCACGGTGTGATCGCCGGCGGCAAGATCGATATTGATCAGGCGCGTGACCGTGGCACCATCGGGATAGACGGTCACGTTGTCGATGCGCGAGGACGTCTCAAGTTCGGCAGCCATGGCCGGAGCGGCGAAGCTGACGAGGATGGCGGCAGAGGTCAGGAAACGACGCGGCGACAAAAGCAGGCAATGCATGTGAGCCTCCCGAGGAAATCGATGCCGGAAGGATGATGGCGATTGGGGTTTCCCTGTGGCCGCATCTTTGCGGGATGAGGGCATGACGAACTTCCGCCCGTCCAAAAAACAACAGCCGCGGACGAGGTCCGCGGCCGCAGCAACATCATTAAGGCGCAGACTAGAAATGCAGCGTCCGGGCGCTTTGCACCTGCGGCAGTGCGCGGACCTTGGCCAGCACATCTTCCGGCAATTCGCCGTCGATCTCGATCAGCGCCACGGCATTGCCGCCGGCCGACTCGCGGCCGACATGGAAGGTCGCGATGTTGATGCCGGCCTCGCCGAGCGTACCCGAGAACTTGCCGATGAAGCCCGGCTTGTCGAGATTGGTGATGTAAACCATGGACGGCGCGAATTCCGCGTCCATGCGGATGCCCTTGATGTTGACGATACGCGGACGGCCGTCGGCGAACACGGTGCCGGAGACGTGGCGGGTCTGACGCTCGGTCACCAGCGTGACGGTGATGAGGCTGTCGTAGTCGCCAGCCACCTGGCGCGTCGTCTCTTCGATGACCATGCCGCGCTCCTTGGCAATGACCGGCGCCGAGACGACATTGACGTCGCCGAGCATCGGCCGCAGCAGGCCGGCGAGCGCCGCCGAGGTGAGCGCGCGCGTGTTCATCTGCGCCACCGCGCCCTCATAGGCGATCTGCACCTTGGTGATGCCGGTTTCGGTGAGCTGGCCGGCGAAGGAGCCGAGCTTTTCGGCGAGATCGACGAACGGCTTCAGCTTCGGCGCTTCTTCCGCCGTGATCGACGGGAAGTTGATGGCGTTCGAGATCGCGCCGGTCATGAGATAATCCGACATCTGCTCGGCAACCTGCAACGCGACGTTCTCCTGCGCTTCCGT
Proteins encoded:
- a CDS encoding RluA family pseudouridine synthase, whose protein sequence is MDSATETVSVAAEDSGARLDRLLAARIPALSRSRLKALILDGQVSIAGAQPARTILDPSIQVKFGDVITVTLPPPQDAKPAGEAIPLDIVYEDDDLIVIDKPAGLVVHPAAGHATGTLVNALIAHCGDSLSGIGGVKRPGIVHRLDKDTTGLMVVAKNDRAHGALSKQFADKLESGLERGYLALVWGAPDRTRGTIDAPLDRHPHTREKQAVRKGGREAVTHWELRETFPDADGKPVASLIECLLETGRTHQIRVHLAHIGHPILGDETYGTGFKTKAARLTPPARAALDALGRQALHAAILGFSHPRSGDRLRFEAPLPPDMARLAVALRG
- the rpoH gene encoding RNA polymerase sigma factor RpoH — its product is MARSASIPALNAESGLSRYLEEIRRFPMLEPQEEYMLARSWREHGDREAAHRLVTSHLRLVAKIAMGYRGYGLPISEVVSEGNVGLMQAVKRFEPEKGFRLATYAMWWIKAAIQEYILRSWSLVKMGTTANQKKLFFNLRKAKSKISALEEGDLRPEHVKTIATQLGVTEQDVVDMNRRLGGDASLNASIRDDGESGEWQDWLVDDAPSQERILADSEESDNRHKALIGALDVLNERERRIFEARRLADDPVTLEELAAEFGVSRERVRQIEVRAFEKVQKAVKNSISALETPSVGAPAQVTSAAMH
- a CDS encoding DUF2189 domain-containing protein, giving the protein MAHSHLIAGVAGSAAAPTIRKIGLADLKDALSRGADDFLAMPTHAIFLCVIYPLIGLIAARLAFGYSVLPLLYPLATGFALVGPLAAIGLYELSRRREQGLDVSAGHAFDVLRSSSIGAIVALGLLLVVIFAVWMAVANAIYIGNFGYKPPASAAAFIHDVLTTEAGWTLIVVGNAAGFVFAAVALTLSAVSFPMLLDRDIGAAGALLTSIRAVAANPLIMAVWGLIVAALLLIGSLPFFIGLTVVLPILGHATWHLYRKLVVADGTPAPTYRSAERIRRPAADFPAALFPWRK
- a CDS encoding adenylosuccinate synthase translates to MANVVVVGSQWGDEGKGKIVDWLSQQADVVVRFQGGHNAGHTLVIGNATYKLSLLPSGVVRQSKLSVIGNGVVIDPEALLKEIGQLAAQGVNVTPDNLRIAENAVLILPLYRELEAIRENSSARIGTTKRGIGPAYEDKVGRRAIRFMDLADLPTLGGKIERLLAHHNALRRGNGLAEVDAKDLYNHLAALAPQVLPYMDSVWRLLDAKRREGKRILFEGAQGALLDIDHGTYPYVTSSNTVAAQAATGSGLGPNAIDYVLGITKAYTTRVGEGPFPTDQMHNDIGKALGERGREFGTVTGRARRCGWFDAVLVRQTVSTCGIDGIALTKLDILDGFDEIKVCVGYKLDGRTIDYLPAGEHAQAAVEPIYETIDGWKEPTAGARSWAQLPAQAIKYVRRIEELIGCPVTLLSTSPERDDTILMKNPFET
- a CDS encoding PHA/PHB synthase family protein yields the protein MDEQTFPTVMEADAAAVQPAPFQHPVPVVMPVAQPPSAPQTARPLPTDFEPADAPDRRDAYAVTALGDVIDRAQHAAVARLTMGLSPTALMQAYMDWAIHLASQPGKRLQLIDKAMRKSTRLAQYATSGALKGEPCDPCIKPLPQDHRFDGADWQKWPFNVMSQAFLLNQQWWHNATTGLRGVSKQHEKMVEFASRQVLDMFAPSNFPFTNPEVMRKTLETGGQNLAAGFQNFLQDWERKQSGKKPVGTENFVVGRDVAVTPGKVVYRNRLIELIQYAPATAEVRPEPILIVPAWIMKYYILDLSPHNSMVKYLTSQGFTVYMISWKNPDADDRDLSMEDYRTLGVMAALDRIGEIEPERKVHAVGYCLGGTLLSIAAAAMARDHDERLQTVTLLAAQTDFTEAGEMMLFINESQLAFLDDMMWEQGFLDTTQMAGAFQMLRSNDLVWSYLTRNYLMGEREPMNDLMAWNADATRMPYRMHSEYLHKLFLNNELAEGRYMVGDRPVALTDIRVPIFAVGTERDHVAPWRSTFKIHRLTETEVTYLLTTGGHNAGIVSEPNHRRRSYRVTTTAGDALHVDADTWAATVSHKEGSWWPEWSGWLSNRSGGWVAPPGLVGGYGAFADAPGRYVLAP
- a CDS encoding mucoidy inhibitor MuiA family protein, which gives rise to MHCLLLSPRRFLTSAAILVSFAAPAMAAELETSSRIDNVTVYPDGATVTRLINIDLAAGDHTVLARDFPLSLDPSSLRVEGEGARLTIGAIDAAVPRAAPPANLPEIDQRIEKLRDRRAELDGSIAAAQARRQFAQNFAQNSPAALGEKDRARPLAEWREAFAAVAEEVAAAEGAVRDARIKQRDIDRELARLESERRANPPRKIDLRIGVVAGQAAPATLRVTYTVRNARWVPLYDARLDTDGKGGKPSLELIRRAEVVQSTGEDWTDVALAVSTARIAKGGNAPELRPLLAHFPAPPPPAAAAYEKRDMLAARAPDSAGPEAMPAPAREQEAAFEAGGFQAVFRVPGRVSMMAQQGARSFRLATTTIAPELIVRAVPALDVTAFLEAGFRNAEETPLMPGRVALYRDGLYVGRSSVALTPKDEEVRLGFGADDQVKIARTVARKLEGSAGIIGSSKTDEREFKITVRNGHSFPVKVSIEDQIPVSEAADIVVEMLSSTTPPTARDVRDRRGVLEWAFEAAPGEARDIKLGWRVKWPKDKAVVLSPA